A single Natranaerobius thermophilus JW/NM-WN-LF DNA region contains:
- a CDS encoding thiazole synthase, producing MSNDILKIGGKKLTNRLIVGTGKFPRKSLIPQVLDSSGSQAVTVALRRVDLNSDDENVLDYINQDCILMPNTSGARNAEEAVKIAQIAQAAGCGNWVKIEVIKDQKYLLPDNSETLKASKTLVDEGFKVFPYVSPELSIAQEMEQIGVEAVMPLGAPIGTNKGLETRELIKILISEINLPIIVDAGIGRPSQAAEAMELGCEAVLVNTAIATAENPVLMAEAFSQAVKSGRKAYLSKAAPVKETAEASSPLTGFLRDENGEG from the coding sequence GATTGTGGGCACTGGCAAATTCCCTAGGAAAAGTCTGATTCCACAAGTTTTAGATAGTTCCGGCTCTCAGGCTGTTACAGTTGCTTTAAGGCGCGTTGATTTAAATTCCGATGATGAAAATGTCCTGGATTATATCAATCAAGACTGTATTTTGATGCCAAACACCTCAGGAGCTAGGAATGCAGAAGAAGCAGTAAAAATTGCTCAAATAGCACAAGCTGCTGGATGTGGTAATTGGGTAAAAATTGAAGTTATTAAAGACCAAAAATACCTTTTACCAGACAATTCAGAAACTTTAAAAGCTTCAAAAACCCTAGTGGATGAAGGGTTTAAAGTCTTTCCTTATGTTAGTCCCGAGTTATCAATTGCCCAGGAAATGGAGCAAATTGGAGTTGAAGCTGTAATGCCCTTAGGAGCACCTATTGGTACTAATAAAGGGCTTGAAACCCGTGAGCTCATTAAAATACTAATATCTGAGATAAATTTACCTATTATTGTTGATGCGGGTATCGGTCGGCCATCTCAAGCGGCCGAAGCTATGGAACTAGGCTGTGAAGCTGTGCTAGTAAATACCGCTATTGCTACGGCTGAAAACCCAGTTTTAATGGCAGAAGCTTTCAGTCAAGCTGTCAAGTCGGGAAGGAAAGCATATTTATCCAAAGCCGCACCCGTGAAAGAGACTGCTGAAGCTTCTTCACCTTTGACTGGTTTTCTTCGAGACGAAAATGGGGAGGGATAA
- the thiH gene encoding 2-iminoacetate synthase ThiH yields MSFRDFIKKYQQLDFQQTFQDITPQRVETAIYKDNPNFRDFLAMLSPAAENYLEEMAQKANQLTTNFFGKAIVLYAPIYVSDHCDNNCLYCAFKVDNQFQRTTLSLEEVEQEAQAISHTGLRHILLLTGESKPHAPLDYIEKCIDILKKYFSSIAIEIYPLTAKEYKQLIDNEVDGLTIYQEVYDEDIYQQVHKSGPKRDYDFRLLAPERSLQMGMRRVNIGALFGLGPWRQEAFFTGLHAWYLLNHYPEAEISISFPRLRPFADETLEYYRVADKNLVQMIVATRIFLHSVGINISTRESPDLRENLLPLGVTRMSAGAKTAVGSYSGVENSESQFHTADERSVVEIKGMLINNGYQPVLKDWELI; encoded by the coding sequence ATGAGTTTTAGAGATTTTATTAAAAAATACCAACAGCTAGACTTTCAGCAAACTTTTCAAGATATCACTCCCCAAAGGGTTGAAACCGCAATTTATAAAGACAATCCAAACTTTAGAGACTTTTTAGCCATGCTATCGCCAGCCGCAGAAAATTACCTGGAAGAAATGGCGCAAAAAGCTAATCAACTCACCACAAATTTTTTTGGAAAAGCTATCGTTTTGTATGCTCCCATTTACGTTAGTGATCATTGTGATAATAACTGCCTTTATTGTGCTTTTAAAGTAGATAATCAGTTTCAAAGAACTACTTTAAGCCTTGAAGAAGTTGAACAAGAAGCCCAAGCTATCAGCCATACTGGTCTTCGCCATATATTGCTTTTAACTGGTGAATCTAAACCACATGCACCCCTAGATTATATAGAAAAATGTATTGATATTTTAAAAAAATACTTTTCTTCTATAGCTATAGAAATCTATCCATTGACAGCCAAAGAATATAAACAGTTAATTGACAATGAAGTTGATGGACTTACAATCTACCAAGAGGTTTACGACGAAGATATTTATCAACAAGTTCATAAAAGCGGCCCAAAACGCGATTATGATTTTCGATTACTAGCCCCGGAACGCAGCCTACAAATGGGCATGAGAAGGGTTAACATAGGTGCATTATTTGGTTTGGGCCCCTGGAGGCAGGAAGCTTTTTTTACTGGTCTACATGCTTGGTACTTATTAAATCATTATCCGGAAGCTGAAATTTCCATATCTTTTCCCCGCTTAAGACCTTTTGCTGATGAAACCTTGGAATATTATAGAGTTGCGGATAAAAACTTGGTTCAAATGATAGTAGCCACAAGAATTTTTTTACACAGTGTGGGGATCAATATTTCTACTAGAGAAAGCCCTGATTTAAGAGAAAATCTGCTTCCCCTAGGAGTAACTAGAATGTCGGCAGGAGCTAAGACAGCTGTAGGAAGCTATTCCGGTGTAGAAAATAGCGAGTCTCAGTTTCATACCGCCGATGAACGTTCAGTAGTAGAGATCAAAGGTATGTTAATAAATAATGGTTATCAACCGGTATTAAAAGACTGGGAATTAATTTAG